The genomic stretch gattaataataattttttaacgATGTTAACCCTTTTCCAGGTGCAAAGAAAGTTAGAGAATCGCGTATATCACAGATGCATCAGGGGGTCACTGATTCCGACGGACATGGCACAAACAAGCGGCTACCAATCAGAATGTTTCCTAAAGTCACGTGGGCCCTGATTCAAAATGCTCCATTTGTATTCACAATGCTAGCAGGAGCTTCGGAAGGAATTTTAACTTCCGGGTTTGCTACGTTTGTGCCTAAATACATACAGAATCAGTTTGGAGTATCCTCGGGATCCGCAGCTTTATATACAGGTTTGATCCTACTATTATACTGCTTCATGTTTTTTCACTCAGTAATCTAAATATTGTATTTGAAATTGTGAAACATTTAAAGAATGCACACTTGTTtttttagcccgactattcgaagaataggggagctatcctaccggcgtcggcgtgagcgttagcgtcagCGTCAGCGTTACacagatgttaaagtttgcgtaccgccccaaatattttcaaagtccattgagatattgctttgatattttgcatacttgtttaccatcatgaccccagtctgtaaaaaggaggaggcaactctatcaagcattttgactgaattatggccccttttcgacttagaataaatgttaaagtttgcgtaccacctcaaatattttcaaagtccattgagatattgctttcatattttgcatacttgttaaccatcatgaccccagtctggaaaaaaggaggaggcaactctatcaagcattttaactgaattatggccccttttcgacatagaataaatgttaaagtttgcgtaccaccccaaatattttcaaagtccattgagatattgctttcatattttgcatacttgtttaccatcatgaccccagtctgtaaaaaggaggaggcaactctatcaagcattttgactgaattatggccccttttcgacttagaataaatattaaggtttgcataccaccccaaatattttcaaagtccattgagatattgctttcatattttgcatacttgtttaccgtcatgaccccagtctgaaaaaaaaggaggaggcaactctaccgagcattttgactgaattatggccccttttcgactttgtatatgcttattgtaatgttagagttttactcattgcttattttatactatcaagcactgagaatagtcgagcgcgctgtccactgacagctcttgttctctttAAAATATGGCTTTTTTAAccattttaaagtcattttctgCTTAATATAGCCTAGGAATAGTTAGACATCAGGCCAAATAATGAGAGTTTACACTGTTCTTAATATTTAAGGTGCTGCGGCAGTCCCTGGTGCAGCGGGAGGCATGTTTTTCGGAGGTTTCATCTGTAACCGGATGAAGTTTAAAGTTCGAGGCATGTTTCGGTTTTCTATTATAACCTGTATGCTCACAATTATTTCCGTCAACATACTGTGGATCACGTGTGATGAGGCCACGTTTGCCGGAGTCAATACTGCGTATGAATCTGGGTGAGTTTTACAGCTTTCCAAGGCCTGTGTTAAAACGACAAGAAAGGCACATGTTTGTAAACTATGACTGTAATGTATTGCGTTACgtaaaataatttcaatgttttttgttATAGTAGCAATTAACATTTCATCATGTTCATATAAAACTTTTCTCTATTAATTCCTGTTCATAGAACGATGCAGCGAGGTACACCTGTGGACTTCCTCTGGCATTGAAGGTGGATAGTCTTCTTATATATCCTTATGACGGCCAGCACATAAtgtatttatgcaatctcgccaggcatatgtatgtttttgacaatacagaaaatgacgtcactcgaccttcagctatttccggaagtaaataaaatgaaagtagaaatgctaaacttgaaaacgaaagccgcattttgattcgtagatagtcaggggtcacgcgcaggggtcaccccgtctaaatgtatgcgcgtggacttctttctttcattttttttttttgctattggggagccaattttcagcactttattacgaattgaaattacctgggctttagtacagcatgtcagcttttaatctgtgaaaaaatatttgagctctggataaacagaaatcccacaggggtccgtaacggaccaagggtacattgataattttggaacttcatcaaatcgctcaaaatgtcatttttgatgttgtctgagagtgtcagtatatgcctcaggtgtaagatataaccgtatttgagagctgcagacctagacatttcagaaatattttcaaaataagtttcgtgtaataaatgttgtttctacggaagcgtgaaagggccatcagacgctaatacgttttagtacgttaaggctgcggaaaggatatacagatttcctaaattgcattttagtttagccatttttgtctcaaacgtcagttttcgtacagacgtgttaaaaatgtcaaaaaagcacTGATCTTTAGATAAAAATTTTCTCTAATAATTAATTGTCGGTAGAGCGATTCAGAACAAAACAATGAAGCAAAATCGAATTAAAAGAAACGAGCATACGCGCGCTACTAATCTCGCAGTATATTAATCACTTTCGATACCTCAGTCCTGATGGTATTTATTGTCGTGGGGGTAGGAAGAtaatccattttttctttttttattttgaccacCAAGCAAGGGAGTTACATTCACTTTATACgtcatttatacatgtatgacGTGGCAAGGGATGGAAAACACGTCCATTTGAAAACGAAGCGCGCACCTTGCGATTAGGTTACCGAAGCGGTACATTTTGGCACTGTTTTCAtatcatgtgcttgatttttgtttgtttttattttggtcttAGCtagttttttcaacagtatttcagttatataaggGCAGGCAGTTAATCTAAACAGttttccaggattctgtaccagcactaaccttttctcagcaagtaactgtcaacttcctcACACGCACCAGAGGTAGAGGACGGATGAATGTAGACACATTGCCTTCTATCAggcgtcacggagaacatacgcctcataCAGAGATCGAAATCACGTCCCCGCGATCAGTAGATTTGCGCTTTCCCTatcgagctaagcgggcggactcgAGAAAGAGaccaaatatacatgtatattctcaTTCTTTGTATCAGTGGACGAACAGACAATGTGGAATCGTCATGCAATAAAGACTGTGCCTGTACCACACGGTATTATGATCCGGTATGTTCCAGCACAGGTGTGCAGTACTTCTCTGCCTGTCATGCAGGATgccaaaatatgacagacagcGACAGCGGAGGGGAGGTAAGCATTACATGCTTTATACTCGCAGTATCGTGATCTAGTATATTCCAGCAAACGTGTTTTGATTTTGCTTTTGAGCTTTTAAGACATGTTTCAGTTTTGTACTAGATAGTAGATAGTTTTCTTTAGCATCAGAAATAGcatacaaatatataacatatactggCAGAATAATAACGTAAACCTTCTATAACAGCACTAACCTGTTTtccataagtaactgccaacttcttcacaggaggaggacgaatgatttcacacACATTGCCTTCTACGAAACTTTAACGAAAACATATGCCTTGCCTtggatcgaacacacgaccccacgatccataGGCCTGCACACTTCCTACTTAGATAGGTATGTGAGCTTTCTAAAGTAAGTGTGCAGTACTTTATACAGGGTGTCAAAACATGACAGACACTGTCGACGGAGACTTGCTACGTTCACGGTACTGTCTGTTATGTTCTGTCGCATTTATGCAGTAATTGTCTGACATGCAGGGTGTCAAAATATGACCGACAGCGGAGGGGAGGTAAGCATTGTATACCAGAGAATAACACTTATTTGGACCTAGAAAATACAGATCTATAAATTTTTTGAAAGGAAATCATCATAACTATATTTAAGTTGTCGACTTGAGTGAGTTCACCTGGTGATGGGAACTGTGGTggtagacatattgatttactcctgtctgtgtgtctgtctgtcacaaatcttctccgcactctaagtcgaacatttctcatccgatcttcaccaaacttgaacaaaatgtgttggCCAATGagtcctcggccaggttcgataactaaccaaatcggccaaggcacttcggaattatggcccttgaattaccgaaaatcgctcaGATCTTTGCGCATAAATGACCCTTTACTACTAATCAtatgaatagtagtatatgagtcatttATGCCCCAAGACCTAATCATGTCatatgattaggcagttgaggtcttggtgcatggttgactcatgtactactattcagatgattaggcagttgtggaagacatgcgcttttctcaaaagcagctctagttattaatttcatttaaaagaatttaagtttaaaaatagtTACGCATATTGTTTAGAACAGAATCCATTTCAAAAATTGAGCtaatatgttatttctgtttattagGGAATGCTTTCATTCATATTTCAGACATTCTCCAACTGCACGTGTATATCAGACAGTTCTGCGACGGTGAAATCGGGCACGTGTGATTCAGGTTGTGGCCTCATGTATGTGTTTCTCGTGTGTTTCTTTGTAACTATATTCCTCACCTTCTTGCCCTCGACACCAAGCGACGCTGCCACTCTCAGGTACGTTATCAGGTAGACTGCACAGTAGTGATGCGGTCAAAATTATGTTTCCGCGATGTCGAAATAACTCCAACTAAAAATAGAACCAAGTATTGTCTTTTACTAGCATTTTTTgagtaaattaaaacaaaatctgtaTCTTGCAACATTCGcatgtttattttacataaagATTCGATCTATGTTGACCAGAATAAACTGTCGGCTTCTTGCAAGATGTTTTATTTTAGGATCGACAGGTTTCATGTCCAACTTGACGGCAGTATGGTCACGATCAAAATGTTTCATTACATTTGTGTATTTGCTGTACTATTGCTTATCACAGTGCtatatcttgataatatttgataaaatacatactGTAATTTTTCAGGTGTATTCATGAAGACCACAGAACGTTTAGTATGGGAGTTAAATGGCTCTTTATCCGATTATTAGGTAACCTTTCTTTCTCATTAATATATAGAGATAAAGGAAAATATGTCCGTGGGATTCTGAAGAGGGTGACGAAAATGTGGCATTGCGAACCGCCTTGGTCCGTGCTAGGGGATGGATTGATATTTATACTAAGATAGCTTAAATAAATCTACAAGTGGAACGGGGTCTCCCCCAACCGTCCTCCACACACACAAAATGATTTAAGCCAGGACGTTGGTGTGACTTGTCAAcgagcaaaacaaaaaaatcattacattGTACATGATCATATCACCCTGTACGTATGTCTTTAAGATCGCATAAATACATATAAACGCTTTGCTTATGTTTTAGCGACAAAAGATGTTGTCTGTTATAAGCGTGAAAACCGTCTGGTTGATAAGAATTCCATTTCATATTCAACGTTACCTTATCTATCACAGGTGTCTCATGGCAGGTGACCTGCATATTTTTCTTAGAAGAGGAAGCACTTTATTTCAAGCCTGTATATCAAAACTTACCCTCCaggttttatttgtttgaaactgTCCTTACTTAGCAAATTATATGATACCTAAAATGTGGAAGAAAGCACGAGACAAGCGATGCTGTTCGAAATGTCCGTATACTAACGATAAGTTTTTGGAACTTTAATCTTGGACAGGAATGGCAGTGTTCAGTATTGCCAATACAAAAATtataaagtatgaaatatattttcagggACGGTTCCTGGCCCCATTATATTTGGTGCAGTAACTGATACAGCGTGTCTTGTTTGGCAAGATGAGTGCGGGGAACCATCTTCATGTTGGATATACGACAATGGTGTAGTTAGCCGGAACTACTTTCTAATTGCAATGGCCGCCAAAGGGCTTTCAATAATATTCTTTTCCCTAGCATATTGTTTATATAAGCCACCAGAAGAGGCTAAAGTTAAATTCGATACCAGAGAAACTCCAAAGAGGCAAATGGCGTTTATAAATGGATCTTTCAGGGAGTcagaatttgaacaaaatgtccAAGATACAGATGTTGCTCAAAATACAAACATTGATAACCAGACGACCgatttataaaacatgtaaactTCAATATGAAGAAGAACTTTTTATTACGCATGGTATGGTAAGGTGCCAAAAGTTAAAACATTGCGTTGCTAGGCTAAAAGTGGTTATAAAAGGGAGAATACTCGCTTAcgtttaaaaagaagaaaatcatttGTCAGTCAAATCGGGTTCTCAACTTTGATAATAAAAGTGAGTCTAAAACAGATAAAAAGGTGTGTAAAATCATAGACTAGTGCAGTACATGTATTCACTGTTTCTGGTGTTTTGACACAAATTTCTGATCCCGGTGATGTGCAGTCCTTTGCAAATGATAACAAATCATGTCAGTTTTTATTATTCGACATTCCAACATATTGGAAATAACGAAGGCAGGGACTGAGACGAGATATAACGAGATACACATATCTTCGGTTGTGTTCCATACATATCAGCATCCTTAATCAAAGTGTGATATAAGAACAACGTTCATTGTACCACGGACACAAAATTTGCCatgaaaaaatgcatttgataaaaatgtttacgattataatttatatttgataatACTCGTATATCTCTACAATTGCAATCAGTGTCTTTCTCATACAGATAAtatttgcatagttttgtttttaaagatatccaatgtccaactttatactTCATCTATAGTATCTACTTCAAATGTTTATACGCACACACATAGCATAGGCAGAATGTAGAGTCTAAGTATAACTTTGAGTGGCTTGTTACATACATACGTCTGAAACAGACTGTATATAGGCTGCAGAAATTTCGATCCCTTCTTTTTGTACAAagaatgtaaaatttacaaattacaaaTGGCCGTGTACTGGGATGTGACACAATGATACACTATCTGCCTCGATCATTGCCCAATTGCTCACAACATGTACACGTATATTTCCGCTAGAGGATTTTCTGTGTACATCTATCTGCTATTGATATTGGTTTGCTTTTATAATTCTATTAAATGAAACCTATTCGAAATATCTAACAtcaatttaacccttaccatgttgGACACGATATATTCTGCATTTactaccagtgtagatcatgatcagcctgcacatccgtgcagtctgatcatgatctgcactgttcgctatttagccagtatctttttggtatgcaccccttttaacagttaatgtgttcattatagaaatttagcagagtaagggttaaagtatattaaattttgaaggCTTGTATTTGAATCGCATCTGCGtttagaaataattttcttttggaAGGTTTTTTCTGTGTATTATATTTTTGGGATGCCGACGACTTAAAGGGTCAGGCATCCATTCCGTGTTCTCACTTTTAGCttgaagaataaggagagctactGCACTCACCCCGGCATCATCGTTCAATATGTTCTTCATTACTTAAAATATTCGACTGAAATTCGCTGTACTTTTTCTATGTTCAGTAAAAGGTAAAACAATATGATATGCAAAACATGAAGGTTTTTGTATAACACTGTTAGATTACTTCACATCAATAACTCAAGTTATTAATTCATATCAGTAATACATCACAAACATCAATACTTAAGGTCCACAAATAAGCAGGTTCTAtataaaactacttttaaaatatatcaaatattgatgtctGGTAatctcatataattttggtatcatttgcaagtttattgtctactgaaatccagttattacagtgtatgATTTATCATTTCCGTGTCAGAAAACAGAACTGTAGTGGttcgtgcatattatttatgATCATCTTGTTTACTTATCGTTGTTCAGCATTCTAAAGTTTAATCGAAGTTTGAAACAAGATCTCTATGTCGGGACAGTTTTGAAAGAATCTATTGATTTGTTGCGCTGTAAACTACGGATCAAAACGCAGCTGTCAAGCTTTTTTGAGTTGTTCCCCTTCAATCGTAacaaagtttgaaatataaacaagtattttacatttgaaataatttttctttccaacacagctttttcctgtttaatatttgaaaatcttaactcgtttctttgctttcaaataataaatttcgtttcaaaaatgaaagtatttaagACGTTAGAGGTTTTTTTAATCAGTAGTACTTGTACACAATGCTACCTCGAAAAAATCGAGAGTCGAGTGCTCCTCGggcaaaactgaataaaatgtttcgtttaaaaaatatttgtttaatatcacAGTATACCCCCAAAAAGATGCTTTTAGGTTTTCGTCTTAAGTTTACATgtcattaaatgttaaatatattttgtgatatcataaaatattttaaagatataaaatgatCTAACGATAGCACACAAGGGtattacaaaataatgaataaatagtaAGTCGGCACTGCATAAATTGTGTCATTCGCTGTTAGCTGACGGACATCGAGTCATTATTTTATCTCAGCTGGGCAAGGTTTTTTTTCCatatcttttattgttttattttctttcagttatctatgaatatttttatatgagatgttttataaaatgttgtaaaataaataaatataattatttgtttacatggACTTTTTGTCTGTATATGCAGCTTGTGTGGTATGAACAATTAATGTGATTACGGAAGTGGACCTGGAATGACACTcagcaatttccgtgtgattacgtctTCTCGTAGTAGTCGAATCGGCATTCTTCGGATGAAGATATATCTAAACGCGCATGAGACGTTCGGCAAGAGACACGTTATTTGCCAACTGTCATTGCGGGTAAACAACTGCCTTAACTGCAATTACAAGTAAccatgtatatcaaaatccccttgatcaaaatcccctccactgaaaaatgactgggtgttacaaaattcCCTTCgcacatttgcagggggtatcataatcccctctgtgattaacattatagatacaTAGaaatcagtgctccaaattatattatgtttgctaaaggcattttATTTACGCGTGCTtcatgcaatagacttttaagttgtatacagttgtatacagttgtatttgaacttgatgaaagaagtaaaaatcacagaggggattatgataccccctgcaaaagtacgaaggggattttgtaacatcCTGTCATTTTTCaatggaggggattttgatcaaggggattttggtTGTCTCCCTGGTAACATGGCATTACCAGATATATTATACTTTCAGTCTTAGACCATCGTTAAGCAgaataataaaatactgttaaaaccaTTTATCGGTTGTAAAACATGATTATGGTGATATTCGTACGGGCAGGACTATAGACCTTCTGTTAAAATTGACAGAGACAAAGAATAGGACAGATGTAGCTACATTTAAATACGGGTCAAAACCTCCGTCCCTTACATATGAAGATAACTGAGAGAGTAGAATGTATTATGTTACAAATACTTACATATAAATTCTTGTCTATAGATAAAATTATTACTCGTGCTTAGCATTAAAGTAGAAAAACAAACACACCTCAACACGTGTAAATTAATGAGGAGTTGTTTTTCCGTTAAGAAAGATTCGCGAAATGTGGGGCTATAGTTGCTAGGAATCTGTAAAACAACATTGCGGCTATGATCACGTAATTAAAAAGTCATGCTTGTTTAAAATACAGTGCGCCTAATAATACGGATATTGTGTTAGCACCTGCCGATAAATTTGCTGAAAGTATTAGTTCGGTAGGCATGTCTGTACAGTTATTTAAGGTCTTTATATCTGTCTCACATATGACTAACATACATTTCACAATctgtatgagccgtgccatgagaaaaccaacatagtggctttgcggccagcatggatccgcgcagtctggtcaggatccatgctgttcgctttcaaagcctattgcatttacaGAAACagttagagaacagcatggatcctgaccagactgcgcggatgcgcaggctggtctggatccatgctggtcgcaaagccactatgttggttttctcatggcacggctcatatgagtATCATTATAACACAAACTTCTTAAAGTCACAAAAGACTACATTCTTATCATATGGAATATTGTACTTGATAA from Mercenaria mercenaria strain notata chromosome 16, MADL_Memer_1, whole genome shotgun sequence encodes the following:
- the LOC123539794 gene encoding solute carrier organic anion transporter family member 4C1-like, which gives rise to MDKRNGAAYEVTAVMAKKTGNEESGDRYDVRCGYGSCKPEGLQNCNNPKILLLLLCIFAVCQGFVVNGVNNVNTQSVERRFHLPSSRSGLISSSYDFAAAIFGVVISFFASGRYKARWVAGATFVMGLGSLTMALPHFATGLYEWGQDVSTKTCSLGFNSTEDAICEKTNLRHYLGVLMLGMIFHGIGGCIMYTVGVGLIDDSVSEVRSPLYIGIFYGAAALGPGLGYIVGGQLLNIYVDFDQVDTSTINLKTDDPRWVGAWWLGFFITMTICWLLTIPLSLFGAEMPSAKKVRESRISQMHQGVTDSDGHGTNKRLPIRMFPKVTWALIQNAPFVFTMLAGASEGILTSGFATFVPKYIQNQFGVSSGSAALYTGAAAVPGAAGGMFFGGFICNRMKFKVRGMFRFSIITCMLTIISVNILWITCDEATFAGVNTAYESGGRTDNVESSCNKDCACTTRYYDPVCSSTGVQYFSACHAGCQNMTDSDSGGETFSNCTCISDSSATVKSGTCDSGCGLMYVFLVCFFVTIFLTFLPSTPSDAATLRCIHEDHRTFSMGVKWLFIRLLGTVPGPIIFGAVTDTACLVWQDECGEPSSCWIYDNGVVSRNYFLIAMAAKGLSIIFFSLAYCLYKPPEEAKVKFDTRETPKRQMAFINGSFRESEFEQNVQDTDVAQNTNIDNQTTDL